One window of the Desulfitibacter alkalitolerans DSM 16504 genome contains the following:
- a CDS encoding sigma-54 interaction domain-containing protein: protein MTLVSCKSDRSEIHKFFQDPYYDIHLINNASELLAKTTSKKLLEAITNNSDWNLPFEVMCESSEHDAFNRNFLISVLEASSDGILISDSEAKVLYINNAYEETTGLTREKMLGKNLAQLCENGLFNTSASLMVLEKKRPVSLIHKYITGKNALTTACPVFSERGEIIGVINNTRDISSLIRLRNELIKTKHLVEINNAELKKLRRDLVADIDLIYESQKMKQIIDLLLKASRFDTSILIQGESGTGKEVLAKYIHNSSPRKDGPFIKVNCAAIPSELFESELFGYVSGSFTGATREGKPGLFELANHGTILLDEISELPIEAQSKLLRILQEREVLRVGATQATKLDIRIVAATNKQLKEEIKKGKFREDLFFRLNVFPITIPPLRDRKEDIPALMSYFIHKLNKEHNTIIVFDNEVIDIMINYSWPGNVRELQNLIEYLFIVNQEGYIGIEQLPEHFLAENIFADNTIVESKLALLMDIFEKKIITFSLKKHTSLRKAAVSLGIDPSTLSRKMKRLKIEHDYSQDVMD, encoded by the coding sequence ATGACATTGGTGTCCTGCAAATCTGACAGGAGTGAAATACATAAATTTTTCCAGGATCCATATTATGACATACACTTAATAAATAATGCAAGCGAACTCTTAGCAAAAACAACTTCCAAAAAACTATTAGAAGCTATTACCAATAATTCAGATTGGAATTTGCCTTTTGAGGTAATGTGTGAATCTTCAGAACATGACGCCTTCAATAGAAATTTTTTAATATCTGTACTTGAGGCATCCTCTGATGGTATTTTGATTTCAGACTCTGAAGCTAAAGTGCTATATATTAATAACGCTTATGAGGAAACAACAGGTTTAACCAGAGAGAAAATGTTAGGTAAGAATTTAGCCCAACTCTGTGAAAATGGTCTTTTTAATACCTCTGCATCTTTGATGGTCTTAGAGAAAAAAAGACCTGTTTCACTAATTCATAAATATATTACGGGGAAAAATGCGTTAACTACCGCTTGTCCTGTTTTCTCTGAAAGGGGTGAAATAATCGGTGTTATTAATAACACTCGTGATATTTCTTCTCTTATTAGATTAAGGAATGAACTTATAAAAACAAAGCATCTTGTAGAGATAAACAATGCAGAGTTAAAAAAATTGCGTAGAGATTTAGTAGCAGACATAGATTTAATATATGAAAGTCAAAAGATGAAGCAAATAATAGACTTATTGCTAAAAGCATCCCGTTTTGATACTTCTATTTTAATTCAAGGGGAATCAGGTACAGGTAAAGAAGTCTTAGCAAAATATATCCATAATTCCAGCCCAAGAAAGGACGGTCCGTTTATTAAAGTCAACTGTGCTGCAATACCTTCCGAGTTATTTGAATCTGAGTTATTTGGTTATGTATCCGGCTCTTTTACTGGAGCCACTCGTGAAGGAAAACCCGGCTTATTCGAGTTAGCTAACCATGGAACAATTTTATTAGATGAAATTAGCGAGTTACCCATAGAAGCTCAATCTAAGTTATTACGAATACTACAAGAAAGGGAAGTTCTCCGTGTAGGTGCTACTCAAGCTACAAAACTTGATATACGTATTGTAGCTGCTACTAATAAGCAACTTAAAGAAGAGATTAAAAAAGGTAAATTTAGAGAAGACCTCTTTTTCAGACTTAATGTTTTTCCTATTACCATCCCACCTCTAAGAGATAGAAAAGAAGACATTCCTGCACTAATGTCTTACTTCATTCACAAACTTAATAAAGAACATAATACAATTATAGTTTTTGATAATGAAGTAATAGATATAATGATAAATTATTCGTGGCCCGGTAATGTAAGAGAGTTGCAAAATTTAATAGAATATTTATTTATCGTCAATCAAGAGGGATATATTGGTATTGAACAGCTTCCGGAGCATTTCTTGGCCGAAAATATATTTGCTGACAATACCATAGTTGAATCGAAGTTGGCATTGCTAATGGATATCTTTGAAAAAAAGATAATTACCTTTTCACTAAAGAAACATACATCTTTAAGAAAAGCAGCTGTTAGCTTAGGTATTGACCCATCAACCTTATCTAGAAAAATGAAAAGACTTAAAATTGAACATGATTATTCACAAGATGTAATGGATTAA
- a CDS encoding DUF2442 domain-containing protein, producing MFHKVVQVLPTSDYKVYIYFADGKIKLFDAKDLITKGVFKQLQDIDLFMNTCTVMNNTLAWDITGNYDPANCLDLDPEELYISCPEVEEPNVLNIRN from the coding sequence GTGTTTCATAAAGTTGTGCAGGTTTTGCCTACTAGTGATTATAAAGTTTATATTTACTTTGCAGATGGTAAAATTAAACTCTTTGATGCGAAAGATTTGATAACGAAAGGAGTATTTAAGCAGCTTCAAGACATTGACCTTTTTATGAATACTTGTACAGTTATGAATAACACATTGGCATGGGATATTACAGGTAATTATGATCCAGCTAATTGTCTTGACCTTGATCCTGAAGAACTTTACATCTCATGTCCAGAAGTTGAGGAACCTAATGTATTAAATATAAGAAATTAA
- the glmS gene encoding glutamine--fructose-6-phosphate transaminase (isomerizing): protein MCGIVGYIGKASAVPVLVEGLKKLEYRGYDSAGLAVLENSHVEIIKTKGKMKVLEEKINGSLNGCRIGIGHTRWATHGRPSDINSHPHKDCSGTIAVVHNGIIENYQSLKEWLQEIGHRFVSETDTEVLPHLIEEFYNKTNDLLKAIKMTIAKIEGSYAVVVLSRDYPGEIFAARKDSPLIVGLGDGENFFASDIPAILNHTRRIYILDDGDIARISETEVDVYDSNGNKKVKEETYVEWDAEAAEKGGYDHFMLKEIHEQPEAVRKTLSGRIDAFTGKVNLKEISLTKEYLEGIRNIAIVACGTASYAGLVGKYAIEKLTRIPVMWDIASEFRYRDPLVDEKTLMIVISQSGETADTLAALREAKKKGSRVLAITNVVGSSISREADEVLYTLAGPEIAVASTKAYVTQLIAMYLLAYDIACKLGKITEGEVVQGVYALTKLSEQIKEVLKCEASIKEWAQEISRWEDVYFLGRGIDYNVAQEGQLKLKEISYIHAEALAAGEMKHGTIALIEEGTPVVALATQDFLFDKMLSNIQEVQARGARVTALTFEGNTEMEKSAERVIYIPKTLPITAPVLSVVPLQLLAYYAAVARGSDVDMPRNLAKSVTVE from the coding sequence ATGTGTGGAATAGTTGGTTATATTGGTAAAGCAAGTGCAGTTCCTGTTCTGGTAGAAGGACTTAAAAAACTAGAGTACAGGGGCTATGATTCGGCTGGTCTGGCAGTTCTGGAGAACAGCCATGTTGAGATTATAAAAACCAAGGGCAAGATGAAGGTCTTAGAAGAAAAGATTAATGGCAGCCTTAATGGATGCCGCATTGGTATTGGGCATACCCGCTGGGCTACCCATGGCAGGCCTTCAGATATTAATTCCCATCCCCACAAGGACTGCAGCGGCACAATCGCGGTAGTTCATAATGGCATTATTGAAAACTATCAGTCTTTAAAGGAATGGCTTCAGGAGATAGGACATAGATTTGTTTCCGAAACTGACACAGAGGTCTTGCCTCATCTTATTGAAGAATTCTATAATAAAACTAATGATTTGTTAAAGGCAATAAAAATGACCATTGCAAAAATTGAGGGTTCTTATGCCGTGGTGGTTCTTTCCAGGGACTATCCTGGAGAGATTTTTGCAGCACGAAAAGACAGTCCATTAATTGTAGGTCTGGGAGATGGAGAGAATTTCTTTGCATCTGACATTCCTGCAATACTAAACCATACAAGAAGGATTTATATCCTGGATGATGGGGACATTGCCAGGATATCTGAAACAGAAGTTGATGTATACGACTCTAATGGAAATAAAAAAGTCAAGGAAGAGACGTATGTTGAGTGGGATGCGGAAGCTGCTGAAAAGGGCGGCTACGACCACTTCATGTTAAAAGAAATCCATGAACAGCCAGAAGCAGTTCGCAAAACCTTATCTGGGAGAATAGATGCATTTACAGGCAAAGTTAATCTAAAAGAAATTTCCCTTACTAAAGAATACTTGGAAGGTATTAGAAATATTGCAATTGTGGCCTGTGGGACAGCATCCTATGCTGGCTTAGTGGGTAAATATGCAATTGAAAAGCTTACAAGGATTCCTGTAATGTGGGATATTGCCAGTGAATTCCGCTACAGGGATCCATTAGTGGATGAAAAGACCTTGATGATAGTTATAAGTCAGTCTGGTGAGACAGCTGACACATTAGCGGCCTTAAGAGAAGCAAAGAAAAAAGGTTCAAGGGTTCTTGCCATTACAAATGTTGTGGGCAGCTCAATATCAAGAGAGGCAGATGAAGTACTATATACACTGGCTGGACCTGAAATTGCAGTAGCTTCAACAAAGGCCTATGTGACCCAGCTAATTGCAATGTATTTATTAGCATATGATATAGCCTGCAAGTTAGGCAAGATTACTGAAGGGGAAGTTGTACAGGGAGTATATGCACTTACAAAACTGTCTGAGCAGATTAAAGAGGTCCTTAAATGCGAAGCTTCCATAAAGGAATGGGCTCAAGAGATTTCCCGGTGGGAGGACGTATATTTCCTTGGCAGGGGCATTGACTACAATGTGGCCCAGGAAGGACAGCTTAAACTAAAAGAGATCTCTTACATTCATGCTGAGGCATTGGCAGCAGGTGAGATGAAACACGGCACCATAGCTTTAATTGAAGAAGGAACCCCTGTAGTGGCCCTGGCAACCCAGGACTTTCTGTTTGATAAAATGCTTAGCAACATCCAGGAGGTTCAGGCAAGGGGAGCAAGGGTTACAGCCTTGACCTTTGAGGGCAATACAGAAATGGAAAAGTCTGCAGAAAGGGTAATCTATATACCAAAAACCCTTCCCATTACAGCACCAGTACTAAGTGTAGTACCCCTGCAGCTGCTGGCCTATTACGCAGCAGTAGCCAGGGGAAGCGATGTGGATATGCCGCGCAACCTGGCCAAATCAGTGACTGTGGAATAA